One segment of Fimbriiglobus ruber DNA contains the following:
- a CDS encoding ABC transporter permease, which yields MPSKVSLILALAAKDWRLFLADRRAAVLCFAVPIVLASAFGLVFHRAPGKSGAPRLSLLVVDEDGGPFTRRVVDDLLASARVEAEVVTAAVADERVADRRPGVAVVFPKGFDALTGWTPGAAGERPSVRILHDPLSESESQWAEGVVSEVVMRRLARDRLAPVARALGGTADDAAAVPFAVETVAVTGSRVDGFNSYTHSFSGMTLQYLLFWGMESGLLLLRERQRSLWHRLRAAPVPLWAILLGKATSTASIAFLQVVVTFAFGYAVFGVTIGGSWIGFILLAVGVSLLSAATGLLVAAVGGTEARARSVSILVILGVSMLGGLWLPSFVLPGWARDLALSLPTTWAMRGLDGVTWQGRDLLSALPSVAVVLAFAAVFLAVAVARLVTSEARRRRGMA from the coding sequence ATGCCGTCAAAAGTGTCGCTCATCCTGGCCCTCGCCGCGAAAGACTGGCGGCTGTTCCTGGCCGACCGGCGGGCCGCCGTCCTCTGCTTCGCGGTGCCGATCGTCCTGGCGTCCGCGTTCGGGCTGGTGTTCCACCGCGCGCCGGGGAAGAGCGGCGCCCCCCGGCTCTCCCTCCTCGTCGTCGACGAAGACGGCGGGCCGTTCACCCGGCGGGTCGTCGACGATCTGCTGGCGAGCGCGCGGGTCGAAGCCGAGGTCGTGACCGCGGCGGTCGCCGACGAGCGGGTGGCCGACCGCCGGCCGGGGGTCGCGGTCGTCTTCCCGAAAGGGTTCGACGCCCTGACCGGCTGGACGCCGGGCGCCGCCGGGGAGCGGCCGTCCGTCCGCATTCTGCACGACCCGCTCTCGGAAAGTGAGAGCCAGTGGGCGGAAGGGGTCGTGTCCGAGGTCGTGATGCGCCGCCTCGCCCGCGACCGACTCGCGCCGGTGGCCCGGGCGCTCGGCGGCACTGCCGACGACGCGGCGGCCGTCCCGTTCGCGGTCGAAACCGTCGCCGTCACCGGGTCGCGCGTCGACGGGTTTAATTCGTACACGCACAGCTTCAGCGGCATGACCCTGCAATACCTGCTCTTCTGGGGCATGGAGAGCGGCTTGCTGCTCCTCCGCGAGCGGCAGCGGAGTCTCTGGCACCGGCTCCGCGCCGCCCCGGTCCCGCTGTGGGCCATCCTGCTCGGCAAGGCGACGTCCACGGCGTCGATCGCCTTTCTTCAAGTGGTGGTGACGTTCGCGTTCGGGTACGCTGTGTTTGGCGTGACCATCGGCGGGTCGTGGATCGGCTTTATACTGTTAGCAGTGGGCGTGAGTCTGCTGTCGGCGGCCACGGGGTTGCTCGTGGCGGCGGTCGGGGGCACCGAGGCGCGGGCCCGGAGTGTGAGTATCCTGGTCATCCTGGGCGTCTCGATGCTGGGCGGGCTCTGGCTGCCGTCGTTCGTCCTCCCGGGGTGGGCCCGCGACCTGGCCCTGTCCCTCCCGACGACGTGGGCGATGCGCGGGCTGGACGGCGTCACCTGGCAGGGGCGGGATCTTCTCTCGGCGCTACCGAGCGTCGCGGTCGTGCTCGCGTTCGCGGCCGTGTTTTTGGCCGTGGCGGTGGCCCGGCTGGTAACTTCCGAGGCGCGCCGCCGGCGCGGGATGGCATGA
- a CDS encoding ABC transporter ATP-binding protein: MTAPVVLALNRVRVRYGATLAVDGVTLDVHRGEIVGLLGPNGSGKSSTLAAAGGVIDPVEGTVAIGGVGRDRDPARFAARVGLVPQEPALYDELSADANLAFFGRLYGLRGCVLGARVERALRVARLTDRRHDRVGTFSGGMKQRLNLVAALLHDPPVLLLDEPTASLDPASRDALFGTLHDLRESGHAILLSTHHLDEAEHGCDRIAVLEKGRLVACGRPADLIRNQPSGRAVLYAHLRDALPKFFQKSLRRRVGPGVEVEITGRRLRLAAATQEELGRALAVVLSDGIVLDTFRTPPGRLEHLLRGHQNAPHSESHVPS, from the coding sequence ATGACCGCGCCGGTCGTTCTGGCATTGAATCGCGTTCGCGTCCGGTACGGGGCGACCCTGGCCGTCGACGGCGTCACCCTCGACGTCCACCGCGGCGAGATCGTCGGGCTACTCGGGCCGAACGGGTCCGGGAAGAGTTCGACCCTCGCGGCCGCCGGCGGGGTGATCGACCCGGTCGAAGGGACGGTCGCCATCGGCGGCGTCGGCCGCGACCGCGACCCGGCCCGATTTGCCGCCCGCGTCGGCCTCGTCCCCCAGGAACCGGCCCTCTACGACGAGTTGTCGGCCGACGCGAACCTCGCGTTCTTCGGCCGGCTGTACGGACTGCGCGGCTGCGTGTTGGGCGCCCGGGTCGAGCGGGCTTTGCGGGTTGCCCGGCTCACGGACCGGCGGCACGACCGGGTCGGCACGTTCTCCGGCGGGATGAAGCAGCGGCTCAACCTCGTCGCCGCCCTGCTCCACGACCCGCCCGTCCTCCTGCTCGACGAGCCGACCGCGTCGCTCGACCCGGCCAGCCGGGATGCCCTGTTCGGCACCCTACATGACCTCCGCGAGAGCGGCCACGCGATCCTGCTCAGCACGCACCACCTGGACGAAGCCGAACACGGGTGCGACCGCATCGCCGTCCTCGAAAAGGGCCGGCTCGTCGCGTGCGGCCGGCCCGCGGATTTGATCCGCAACCAGCCGTCCGGCCGGGCCGTGTTGTACGCCCACCTCCGCGACGCGCTCCCGAAATTCTTCCAGAAGAGCCTCCGCCGGCGGGTCGGCCCGGGCGTCGAGGTGGAAATCACCGGCCGCCGCCTGCGCCTGGCCGCCGCCACCCAGGAAGAACTCGGCCGCGCGCTGGCCGTCGTCCTCTCCGACGGCATCGTGTTAGACACGTTCCGCACGCCGCCCGGGCGCCTGGAACACCTCCTCCGCGGCCACCAAAACGCCCCGCATTCCGAGTCCCACGTTCCGAGTTAA
- a CDS encoding DUF3052 family protein, which translates to MKTVAQKLFIKSGMKVRVIAKPENFSEIFGSHDAVIVSERSRELADLVLLFVRDREEMEARLGKPQILQPEGALWLAYPKGTSKLKSDIHRDSIREYAASLGLETVSIISVDETWSCLRLKTTQQK; encoded by the coding sequence ATGAAAACCGTGGCGCAGAAGTTATTTATTAAGAGCGGCATGAAGGTCCGGGTGATCGCGAAGCCGGAGAACTTCTCCGAGATCTTCGGGTCTCACGACGCCGTCATCGTGTCGGAGCGTTCGAGGGAACTCGCCGATCTCGTGCTGCTCTTCGTTCGCGATCGCGAAGAAATGGAAGCGCGTCTCGGGAAGCCCCAGATCCTTCAACCGGAAGGAGCCCTTTGGCTGGCCTACCCGAAAGGCACGTCGAAGTTGAAAAGCGATATTCACCGTGATTCGATTCGAGAATACGCCGCGAGCCTGGGCCTCGAAACGGTATCGATCATCTCGGTCGACGAAACCTGGTCTTGCCTCCGTTTGAAGACCACGCAACAGAAATAA
- a CDS encoding TetR/AcrR family transcriptional regulator: protein MSREVIVATALGILEKDGMSGLSLRRVATALDTGAASLYVYLANLDELYSLMLDQALAAVKLPKAGSLSWRDRLKKYLLSYLHVLYGRQGLAQLAMSTIATGPNSLRMWEVLLGLLKEGGVADAKLVWGVDMLLLYVTAVAAEKSNWRATGQDFGRVKSALSAVSAEQFPLVSALFQGEWLSGMGDGDARVRWALDGIIDGIKANRMPLPDPST from the coding sequence TTGAGCCGGGAGGTTATTGTTGCGACCGCACTCGGCATTCTTGAGAAGGACGGCATGTCCGGCTTGAGTCTGCGGCGGGTTGCGACCGCATTGGATACCGGCGCGGCATCGCTCTACGTCTACCTAGCGAACCTCGACGAACTCTACTCGCTGATGCTCGACCAGGCACTGGCGGCGGTGAAGTTGCCCAAAGCGGGCAGCCTCTCCTGGCGCGACCGGCTGAAAAAGTACCTCCTGTCGTATCTTCACGTCCTCTACGGGCGGCAGGGCCTGGCTCAACTCGCCATGTCCACCATTGCGACGGGCCCCAATTCCTTGCGGATGTGGGAAGTGCTTCTCGGCCTTCTCAAAGAGGGTGGCGTCGCCGACGCAAAACTGGTCTGGGGGGTCGACATGCTGCTCCTGTACGTCACGGCCGTCGCGGCCGAAAAGAGCAACTGGCGCGCGACCGGCCAGGACTTTGGACGAGTGAAGAGCGCGTTGTCCGCCGTGTCTGCCGAGCAATTCCCTCTCGTGTCCGCCCTTTTTCAGGGCGAATGGCTCTCCGGAATGGGCGACGGCGACGCCCGCGTCCGGTGGGCTCTCGATGGCATCATCGACGGCATCAAGGCCAACCGGATGCCGCTTCCCGACCCTAGCACGTAA
- a CDS encoding class I SAM-dependent methyltransferase, giving the protein MTKPAPTTSADFDCAYRLPFTFWGDIRIPGEVKALIQLGTPRNILELGCGVGRFSRYVAQQGLHATGVDFSPVAIAKAQKRVAHDKVRPRFLVGDVTHLDALGGPFDAAFDVGCFHCLDQQGQRAYASELFRLLAPGSTHLIWAIDSSPAGIPLSPAAVKEAFAPGFELRDAQPSRRRILPSHWYWLVRA; this is encoded by the coding sequence ATGACAAAACCGGCTCCCACCACGAGCGCCGACTTTGACTGCGCCTATCGCTTACCATTCACGTTCTGGGGCGACATTCGCATTCCCGGAGAAGTCAAAGCACTGATTCAGTTGGGAACACCCCGGAACATTCTGGAACTGGGATGTGGGGTGGGGAGGTTCTCTCGCTACGTGGCGCAACAGGGGTTGCACGCGACCGGTGTGGACTTTTCGCCCGTGGCGATTGCCAAAGCCCAGAAGCGGGTCGCCCACGACAAAGTGCGGCCCCGGTTTCTCGTGGGCGACGTGACGCACCTGGATGCTCTCGGCGGCCCGTTCGACGCCGCGTTCGATGTGGGCTGCTTTCACTGCCTCGACCAACAAGGCCAGCGGGCTTACGCGTCGGAACTCTTCCGCCTTCTCGCGCCGGGAAGCACCCACCTGATCTGGGCGATCGATTCGAGCCCCGCCGGCATTCCGCTCTCGCCCGCGGCCGTGAAAGAGGCTTTCGCCCCCGGTTTCGAGTTACGGGACGCGCAGCCGAGCCGGCGCCGCATCCTCCCGTCTCACTGGTACTGGCTCGTCCGGGCGTGA
- a CDS encoding FAD-dependent oxidoreductase yields the protein MKTRPRIAIIGGGPGGLTLARILHVNGIAATVFEQEDHPLARPQGGTLDIHADSGQVALARAGLTAEFRRIARYEDQGDRLLDKTGKVLFEQQSAVDGDRPEVDRTALREILLASLPAHGIQWSRNLHAVLPRDDGAYDLSFGDLTVGPFDLVVGADGTWSRVRPLVSPYKPQYTGVMFIEFGIDDVDARHPELSRLVGRGKMEALGDGKALIAQRNGNAHIRGYAIFRVPEGWPARAIDFSSPATARAGLIAQFDGWAPDILDLIRACNDRILARPIYGLPVGHRWPNRVGVTLLGDAAHVMSPFGGDGVNNALFDAAELARWIAESEDWAEAVRAYEADMFERVVESAAHAAEAVATLLSHDDPALTLEHLRHRGQPAPDAA from the coding sequence ATGAAAACACGACCCCGGATCGCCATTATCGGGGGAGGGCCGGGCGGCCTCACCTTGGCCCGAATCCTGCACGTCAACGGCATCGCCGCAACCGTGTTCGAGCAGGAGGACCACCCGCTCGCCCGGCCGCAAGGTGGGACGCTCGACATCCACGCCGACTCGGGCCAGGTCGCCCTCGCCCGGGCCGGCCTTACGGCCGAGTTCCGCCGCATCGCGCGGTACGAAGATCAGGGGGACCGTCTACTCGACAAAACGGGCAAGGTGCTGTTCGAGCAACAGTCCGCGGTGGACGGCGACCGGCCGGAGGTCGACCGCACGGCGTTGCGCGAGATCCTGCTGGCGTCCCTACCGGCCCACGGCATTCAGTGGAGTCGTAACCTGCACGCCGTCCTGCCGCGCGACGACGGGGCTTACGACCTCTCGTTCGGCGACCTCACCGTCGGCCCGTTCGATCTCGTCGTCGGGGCCGACGGGACCTGGTCGCGGGTGCGGCCGTTGGTGTCGCCATACAAGCCGCAGTACACCGGCGTGATGTTCATCGAATTCGGCATCGACGACGTCGACGCACGCCACCCGGAGTTGTCGCGGCTCGTGGGCCGCGGGAAAATGGAAGCCTTGGGCGACGGCAAAGCGCTTATCGCACAGCGCAACGGGAACGCTCATATCCGGGGGTATGCGATCTTTCGCGTTCCGGAGGGCTGGCCCGCCCGAGCCATCGACTTCTCTTCCCCGGCGACCGCCCGCGCGGGCTTGATCGCGCAATTCGACGGGTGGGCGCCGGACATTCTCGACCTCATCCGCGCCTGCAACGACAGGATTTTGGCCCGCCCGATCTACGGCCTACCGGTGGGGCACCGCTGGCCGAACCGCGTCGGCGTGACCCTGCTGGGCGACGCCGCCCACGTGATGTCTCCGTTCGGCGGCGACGGTGTCAACAACGCGCTCTTCGACGCCGCCGAGCTAGCCCGTTGGATCGCGGAGAGCGAAGATTGGGCGGAAGCCGTCCGGGCCTACGAGGCCGACATGTTCGAGCGCGTCGTCGAATCCGCGGCCCACGCCGCCGAAGCCGTGGCAACCCTTCTGTCACACGACGATCCGGCTTTGACACTTGAGCATTTGCGTCATCGCGGCCAACCCGCCCCGGACGCCGCGTGA